One window from the genome of Leptospira broomii serovar Hurstbridge str. 5399 encodes:
- a CDS encoding PD40 domain-containing protein — MCYSKYVIFLFVIFLFGDCTLLSVVEKIKPIEFDYGPISRNYFRPDNEKPFPLTVQRGNNLYHSTTKDGRYLFYTTGQKGNFDVWFRDLKSSIVVPVTRHPSSEYKPAISPDGSKLVFVSEQYDSAGDIVLLAMNPAEWAAKILDGKRFLSEDFIFLTNSEYTNSLKSDRFVDTDPIWAPDNRHIVFSSDRLSPGTPNLILWDTKGAARAKLLTKNGAASPFWSEDGKRIVYISYSESPRGELYSIEVATGTITRITKDDYLDFSPSFSPDSKFIYYTSIRRDSDNNGKIDERDNSVIVRLDLSKGREALLTSGNFSLFDTRYSRFNGGSILFTASFYETMNIYFLPENGSVPKAKNIGAQFDLALQYKQKQGFEDFILAIDSLDSYFSDDPLFPIFKAKGLLEKYKESKRKGKLQVLAEVRKEMTSNRLHPDAGLSFAFLLEADGAAPNALRDYSATWEKVPKINRNALAALEEEIGDAYINRNDRASALRVFESLRVKFPDYYHDRDVLRKIGTLRFGVSESSGWILPNSLLLVANNPKSDMEDLRNIYELLESEMVSDRSDAEKISIADTAENANSLQVKSAVLHRFFSYIKALGLKGQGDFKQSNSILDGFLEQLKPEDPLFLKTHILKSENFRGLGDTRNSLTELRIFLENYDAASGVAIDEKEMERSFLYFENLARNYENRSDFLQASFHYFFNAENMFLAKSKNLFLDTLYKDYAIYYQRLMVDTSFKLAKSISDKNAKGLLGTLNPVEFDPLDKKEGLFYVTQYYEKEKILPRARTFLDLATLYGYAYYLINRSVIRETYFYAAGTMDAAKKEAALRDFKQAEYELRWIIFSDPTYHDAYQLLGWLYQYVDIMKSRKPPDAELSDEDQYASIYRKYFPEKNFEENVELYSQILELLGENFANKKALSDLRLNLGNNYFLLKNYPKADEQYSLVESYSKFILSKAQFEDYRQKAVFLFNSARSSIYMSRYGDAIRKLNAASDLYSKNEFSKLYSQADPRGAIESYHEKLALIYTLTGLSHMESGEYSSAIPFYKDALKLNDSSRLVDPVNLHNALALCFQKIGSLSESEENLRKAEQLVKEKGVNWFPRKVKITFWDYFWDLVFDTVLPDSTRISGSGRFPEAIPTAYQPLLSSGIRINNLLLEQNYELAGEETDKRLAYVNGKGLNGSFPGKLIKSQSWNDLGFVKYKRNEFEQAKAAFRSGKSYEASTSEISFKSQSTFRRYLYSLFAEIEAEDKNSKFHPEVELEEAYGFLYDMKTNYIDSCLSISEDQDRVSLRKRCEEAFYKENYDYDILISNLFYYLGEEEIKRKDWISGFEKLGLAVSLLEDPSGLPKEIIGLAQDPFSKKERVIHSLSRASIYFRLGDLERAYLCLNFAEEMANEFFYANELIQTWVLQARLDIISGKSSRAKERLLKAESLLQKQAHIIPEVKGFLLRDLYETKIRYEMESGNQTAAFKTWDRYRSVLLFRNFEKGTWEFEGNPKEYLQFETSWKYFRTAYLKYQAALERRVEIREAESELNTVSASAMQSLEQLRKVFPNRVAFLSPFRESADQHLGSQESEFRIIKVMGKNFVRIRKTESVRFVTVLGDEEEVFTELSRQPEWMMPKKIFDPGNTNYAGLFARRIEGLILKTDLDLPPERAETSPRTVTSYLDLSSKLKVRNIKTGFLAHLLDDSDIIVSSLPEVEGDFLFGERVPDRLDLKEIFSKRHKISSVIFVTPKQVSWKKISKVASASIGSGVDKVFFCDDSKDCITNVLAEIDGQKIAQGVYRFGRISLKRESNKVRAESLFAESRSLEIIGNYRAAYDKIYEAKNYAQTGSDFSRRIEENLLRLLRRNHSKLSLDEILSLSYETRNGSLLEELNFTLCLAAILDHDELDCSDRPLPADKKNLISAVSALKQGQDPKTNFDELVGIGTYEPFLLRIRLAELALESYFPDLVKEQLIKAAKIARGPESLSLVSKLSEDLSEQTALLEEISEPKRGTVIASNSENPQEENLRYKKRLLDLADRKSFGGRISPIALYSEVLGASRELFSSLTSSERAVIADLLRYSIGDETAGEMSDFLSSYIEFERGKGNLPRVVRFMIEVSRAYYSKGDYENAQKWILKAESEPGHFQDWEIEYLKYKVNVLNGKPQTIASDSPFFQFTKFYQESLSSTPKNFLDIANRWVSSRKRTSLTPRERRELNDFLVFLQTLAFKKNDSEVFFDLCVAKDKVSVARKTILGKEPFFSDIPKFEPVSLRLEEKLPADQEFLAVADLGLTTFYIKFTKGKSNGNIAYKDNRKLKATIKRYHEEAEKGGSEILLRESLETEYRQNIRISKNKTTYLYLSNYHFLVPLVPRSEEEIYYVTDPLAFLENPIHQEKDEFLPGFTIIAREPNFAPDWYKRLLKLDALELGTKVGRSGISPFFLIQEPLELDFNRGVLFGRKPLPEISDTKQKGSWMLSSSFLKEFDFGSENLRDSLYFLQKSVRGSGIVNLGFQTDTHNSRFLKELTRREDSRISLRNRFLRAIEIMRDVYPFDKYWNGYRLFATSIISK; from the coding sequence ATGTGTTATTCCAAATACGTAATTTTTCTTTTTGTTATATTTCTTTTTGGCGATTGTACTCTTCTGAGTGTCGTCGAAAAAATAAAGCCTATCGAATTCGATTACGGCCCTATTTCTCGAAATTATTTTCGTCCCGATAACGAAAAGCCGTTTCCTCTGACCGTCCAAAGAGGCAATAACCTTTATCATTCCACGACTAAAGACGGTAGATATCTATTTTATACTACCGGCCAAAAAGGAAACTTCGACGTTTGGTTTCGCGATTTGAAAAGCTCGATCGTGGTTCCGGTTACGCGACATCCATCCTCGGAATATAAACCCGCAATCAGTCCCGATGGCTCGAAGTTGGTTTTCGTTTCCGAACAATACGATTCTGCCGGCGATATCGTACTCTTGGCAATGAATCCGGCCGAGTGGGCCGCCAAAATACTGGACGGAAAAAGATTTCTTAGCGAAGATTTTATTTTTTTAACAAATTCTGAATATACTAATTCTCTAAAGTCGGATCGCTTTGTGGATACCGATCCCATTTGGGCACCCGATAACCGACATATCGTTTTCTCCTCGGATCGTCTCAGTCCAGGTACTCCGAATTTGATCCTATGGGATACTAAGGGGGCAGCTAGGGCGAAGTTACTGACAAAAAATGGAGCAGCCAGTCCTTTTTGGTCGGAGGACGGAAAGAGAATCGTATACATTTCCTATTCGGAATCGCCTAGGGGCGAATTGTATTCGATTGAAGTAGCGACCGGGACGATTACAAGGATTACGAAAGACGATTATCTGGATTTTTCCCCTAGCTTTTCGCCGGACTCAAAATTCATATATTATACTTCGATTCGAAGAGACTCTGATAATAACGGAAAAATAGACGAACGAGATAATAGCGTAATCGTTCGACTCGACCTTTCCAAGGGGCGGGAAGCATTACTAACTTCGGGAAATTTTTCGTTATTCGATACTAGATACTCCAGGTTTAACGGCGGGAGTATTCTGTTTACTGCCTCGTTTTATGAAACGATGAATATTTACTTTTTGCCAGAAAACGGTTCCGTTCCTAAGGCGAAGAATATCGGAGCTCAATTCGATCTTGCGCTTCAATATAAACAAAAACAAGGTTTCGAAGATTTTATATTAGCGATCGATTCCTTGGATTCGTATTTTTCAGACGATCCCTTATTTCCGATATTCAAAGCGAAAGGGCTATTAGAGAAATATAAAGAATCTAAAAGAAAAGGAAAATTGCAGGTTCTTGCGGAAGTTCGAAAGGAGATGACCTCCAACAGATTGCACCCCGACGCAGGCCTATCATTCGCTTTTCTATTGGAGGCGGATGGCGCCGCACCCAACGCACTTAGGGATTATTCGGCTACTTGGGAAAAAGTTCCCAAAATAAACCGGAATGCGCTGGCTGCCTTGGAGGAAGAAATCGGAGACGCCTATATTAATCGGAACGATCGGGCTTCGGCGCTTCGAGTATTCGAATCCTTGCGGGTGAAGTTTCCAGATTATTACCATGACCGGGACGTATTGCGAAAAATCGGTACCTTGCGATTCGGGGTGTCGGAGAGCTCGGGTTGGATTCTTCCGAATTCTCTGCTTTTAGTTGCGAACAATCCAAAGTCGGATATGGAAGATTTGCGGAATATATACGAATTGCTCGAATCCGAGATGGTTTCGGATCGTTCCGACGCGGAAAAAATATCAATCGCGGACACTGCCGAAAATGCAAATTCTCTCCAAGTAAAATCCGCAGTATTGCATCGTTTTTTCTCTTATATAAAAGCGTTAGGTTTAAAAGGGCAGGGTGATTTTAAACAAAGCAATTCTATTCTTGACGGTTTTCTCGAACAGTTAAAGCCGGAAGACCCTTTATTCCTAAAAACGCATATACTAAAATCGGAAAATTTTAGAGGACTGGGTGATACCAGAAATTCTCTTACCGAATTGAGAATCTTCCTCGAAAATTATGATGCGGCTTCCGGAGTCGCAATCGATGAAAAAGAGATGGAGCGTTCCTTCTTATATTTCGAAAATTTGGCCAGAAACTACGAGAATAGGTCCGATTTTTTACAAGCATCGTTTCACTATTTTTTTAACGCAGAGAACATGTTTCTTGCAAAAAGTAAGAATTTGTTTCTGGATACGCTGTATAAAGATTATGCGATATATTACCAAAGATTGATGGTCGATACGTCTTTCAAATTGGCCAAATCGATCAGTGATAAAAACGCGAAAGGATTACTCGGGACTTTGAATCCGGTCGAATTCGATCCGCTGGATAAGAAGGAAGGATTATTCTACGTAACTCAATACTACGAAAAAGAGAAAATTCTTCCCCGTGCTAGAACGTTCCTCGATTTAGCGACTCTTTACGGATATGCATATTACCTGATCAATCGATCAGTTATTCGGGAAACTTATTTTTACGCGGCAGGAACGATGGACGCGGCCAAGAAGGAAGCTGCGTTACGCGATTTTAAACAAGCGGAATACGAGCTGAGATGGATCATATTCTCCGATCCCACTTATCACGACGCCTATCAACTGTTAGGCTGGTTATATCAGTATGTGGACATCATGAAATCCCGAAAGCCGCCGGATGCGGAGTTATCCGACGAGGATCAGTACGCATCCATATATCGGAAATACTTTCCTGAGAAGAATTTCGAAGAAAACGTAGAGCTGTATAGTCAAATTTTGGAACTTTTAGGGGAGAATTTCGCAAATAAGAAAGCCTTGTCCGATTTGCGTTTAAATCTTGGAAATAATTACTTCCTTCTTAAGAATTATCCGAAAGCGGACGAACAATACTCTTTGGTAGAATCGTATTCTAAGTTTATTCTTTCCAAAGCTCAATTCGAAGATTACCGTCAAAAAGCCGTATTCCTATTCAATTCGGCGAGATCATCCATTTATATGTCAAGGTACGGGGACGCCATTCGTAAATTGAATGCTGCTTCCGATCTATATTCAAAAAACGAATTTTCCAAATTATATTCTCAGGCGGATCCGAGGGGGGCTATAGAAAGTTATCATGAAAAATTAGCGTTAATCTATACTCTTACGGGACTATCTCATATGGAATCGGGAGAATATAGTTCGGCGATTCCTTTTTACAAAGACGCACTTAAGTTAAACGACTCTTCTCGTTTAGTGGATCCCGTTAACTTGCATAATGCCCTGGCGCTCTGCTTTCAGAAAATCGGATCGTTAAGCGAATCGGAGGAAAATCTAAGGAAAGCGGAACAGCTGGTAAAAGAGAAAGGCGTAAATTGGTTTCCGCGTAAAGTAAAGATTACCTTTTGGGACTATTTTTGGGATCTCGTTTTCGATACGGTCCTTCCCGATTCGACGCGCATTTCAGGGTCCGGACGATTTCCCGAGGCGATCCCTACGGCGTATCAGCCCTTATTATCGTCGGGCATACGAATTAATAATCTACTCTTGGAACAAAATTACGAACTTGCCGGAGAAGAAACCGATAAACGTCTCGCGTACGTGAACGGAAAAGGTTTGAACGGAAGCTTTCCCGGAAAATTGATAAAATCCCAATCCTGGAACGATTTAGGATTCGTTAAATATAAAAGGAATGAATTCGAACAGGCTAAGGCCGCCTTTCGCTCTGGAAAGAGTTACGAAGCGTCGACGAGCGAGATCTCGTTTAAGTCGCAAAGTACATTTCGACGCTATTTATATTCGCTCTTTGCCGAAATCGAAGCCGAGGATAAAAATTCAAAGTTTCATCCGGAGGTCGAACTCGAGGAAGCTTACGGGTTCCTTTATGATATGAAAACGAATTATATCGATTCGTGCCTGTCCATCTCGGAAGATCAGGACAGGGTTTCTCTTCGAAAGCGATGCGAGGAAGCTTTCTATAAGGAAAATTATGATTATGATATTCTAATATCGAATCTTTTTTACTATTTAGGCGAGGAGGAGATAAAACGAAAGGATTGGATCTCAGGATTTGAAAAACTCGGTTTGGCAGTTTCGTTGCTCGAAGATCCTTCCGGGTTACCGAAAGAAATCATCGGATTAGCTCAAGATCCTTTTTCTAAAAAAGAGAGGGTCATTCATTCACTAAGTCGAGCCAGTATCTATTTTCGTCTCGGCGATTTGGAGCGAGCTTATCTTTGCTTGAATTTTGCGGAAGAGATGGCTAACGAATTTTTTTACGCGAACGAACTCATCCAAACTTGGGTTTTACAGGCCAGGCTGGATATAATATCCGGAAAATCTTCTCGGGCAAAAGAACGTTTACTCAAAGCAGAGAGTCTCCTTCAAAAACAAGCACATATCATTCCAGAAGTGAAAGGATTTTTGCTGCGTGATTTATATGAAACAAAGATTCGTTATGAGATGGAATCGGGTAATCAAACGGCGGCTTTTAAAACCTGGGACAGATATCGATCCGTTTTATTATTTAGAAATTTTGAAAAAGGAACTTGGGAATTCGAAGGAAATCCGAAGGAATATCTTCAATTTGAAACATCGTGGAAATATTTTCGAACCGCGTATCTAAAATACCAGGCTGCTTTAGAAAGGCGAGTCGAAATAAGAGAAGCCGAGTCGGAATTGAACACAGTATCCGCTTCGGCTATGCAATCACTGGAACAGTTAAGGAAAGTTTTTCCGAATCGAGTCGCCTTCCTTAGCCCTTTCCGTGAATCGGCCGATCAGCATTTAGGTTCTCAAGAAAGCGAATTTAGAATCATCAAAGTAATGGGAAAGAATTTTGTGCGGATTCGGAAAACGGAATCCGTAAGATTTGTAACTGTTTTAGGCGATGAAGAAGAAGTATTCACTGAGTTATCCCGCCAACCAGAGTGGATGATGCCCAAAAAAATATTCGATCCGGGAAATACGAATTATGCGGGTTTGTTCGCTCGCCGAATCGAGGGATTGATTCTAAAAACCGACTTAGATTTACCGCCGGAACGAGCCGAAACATCGCCTAGAACGGTAACTTCTTATCTTGATCTTTCTTCCAAATTAAAGGTTCGTAATATAAAGACCGGTTTTTTGGCGCATTTATTGGATGATTCCGATATAATCGTTTCCTCATTACCGGAAGTCGAAGGTGATTTTTTATTCGGCGAGCGAGTTCCGGATCGATTGGATTTAAAGGAAATTTTTTCCAAGCGTCATAAGATATCTTCCGTTATTTTCGTGACTCCAAAGCAAGTTTCCTGGAAGAAAATCTCAAAGGTTGCTTCCGCTAGCATCGGCTCCGGGGTCGACAAAGTATTTTTCTGCGACGATTCAAAAGATTGTATAACGAATGTACTCGCAGAGATAGACGGACAAAAGATCGCCCAGGGCGTCTATCGGTTTGGTAGAATTTCATTAAAAAGGGAGTCAAATAAAGTTCGAGCCGAATCCCTTTTTGCGGAATCTAGATCGCTTGAAATAATCGGAAATTATCGGGCCGCCTATGACAAAATTTACGAGGCCAAAAACTATGCACAAACGGGATCCGATTTTTCTCGTAGAATCGAAGAAAATCTACTTAGACTTTTAAGACGAAATCATTCGAAGCTTTCTCTGGATGAAATACTTTCCTTATCGTATGAGACGCGTAACGGTTCTCTATTAGAAGAATTGAATTTTACGCTTTGCCTTGCCGCTATTTTGGATCATGATGAGTTAGATTGTTCCGACAGGCCACTCCCGGCGGATAAGAAAAATTTGATTTCTGCCGTTTCCGCTTTAAAGCAAGGTCAGGATCCAAAAACTAATTTTGATGAATTGGTCGGCATCGGTACATACGAACCTTTTTTACTTCGAATTCGGCTCGCGGAACTCGCTTTGGAAAGTTATTTTCCGGACCTAGTAAAAGAACAATTGATAAAGGCAGCCAAGATCGCCAGAGGACCTGAATCTCTATCACTTGTTTCGAAATTGTCCGAAGATTTGTCGGAGCAAACCGCGTTATTGGAAGAAATCTCCGAACCGAAGCGGGGAACAGTGATCGCTTCGAATTCGGAGAATCCGCAAGAAGAAAATCTGAGATACAAGAAGCGACTGCTCGATCTTGCGGACAGGAAATCTTTCGGCGGGCGAATTTCACCGATTGCCTTGTATTCGGAAGTACTTGGCGCATCACGCGAATTATTTTCCTCGCTTACTTCTTCGGAGAGAGCAGTTATAGCGGATTTATTGAGATACTCGATAGGGGACGAGACGGCTGGAGAAATGTCCGATTTTCTTTCCTCTTACATAGAATTCGAGAGAGGAAAAGGAAATTTACCTAGGGTCGTGAGGTTCATGATCGAAGTTTCTCGCGCATATTATTCCAAAGGAGACTACGAAAATGCGCAAAAATGGATACTCAAAGCAGAGAGCGAACCGGGACATTTCCAAGATTGGGAAATCGAATATCTGAAATATAAAGTAAACGTGTTAAACGGTAAGCCGCAGACGATCGCTTCAGATTCTCCCTTTTTCCAATTTACAAAATTTTATCAAGAATCTCTTTCTTCAACTCCAAAGAATTTTCTTGATATAGCGAATCGATGGGTGAGCTCCCGCAAGCGAACTTCTTTGACACCGAGAGAGAGACGGGAGCTGAACGATTTCTTGGTATTTCTGCAAACTCTCGCTTTTAAAAAGAATGATTCGGAAGTTTTTTTCGATCTTTGCGTAGCTAAAGACAAGGTTTCCGTCGCTAGGAAAACGATTCTCGGAAAAGAGCCGTTTTTTTCCGATATCCCAAAATTCGAACCGGTTTCACTTAGATTGGAAGAAAAGCTTCCGGCCGACCAGGAATTTCTTGCGGTGGCGGATCTAGGTCTTACGACTTTCTACATCAAATTTACAAAGGGGAAATCCAACGGAAATATCGCATATAAGGATAATCGAAAATTAAAAGCGACTATTAAGCGATATCACGAAGAGGCGGAAAAAGGCGGTTCCGAAATTTTATTAAGAGAATCCTTGGAAACCGAATATCGCCAGAATATTAGAATTTCAAAGAATAAAACGACCTATCTGTATCTTTCGAATTACCATTTTCTAGTTCCGTTAGTTCCTCGCTCGGAGGAAGAAATTTATTATGTGACGGATCCGCTCGCTTTTTTGGAAAATCCTATTCATCAAGAAAAGGACGAATTCTTGCCGGGTTTTACTATCATCGCAAGGGAGCCAAATTTCGCGCCCGATTGGTATAAACGATTATTAAAGTTAGATGCATTGGAGTTAGGAACTAAAGTCGGCCGCTCGGGAATCTCTCCTTTTTTCCTAATACAGGAACCGCTTGAACTTGATTTTAATCGCGGAGTTTTATTCGGCAGAAAACCGTTGCCCGAAATCTCGGATACCAAACAAAAAGGTTCTTGGATGCTTTCATCGTCGTTTCTAAAAGAATTTGATTTCGGTTCCGAGAACTTACGGGACTCCCTATACTTTTTACAGAAATCAGTCCGAGGTTCCGGAATAGTAAATCTAGGTTTTCAGACGGATACGCATAATTCACGATTCTTGAAAGAGTTAACGAGACGGGAGGATTCCAGAATATCTTTACGAAATCGATTTTTGAGAGCGATTGAAATCATGCGAGACGTTTATCCCTTCGATAAATATTGGAACGGGTACCGTCTCTTTGCGACATCGATCATTAGTAAATAG
- a CDS encoding LIC_11026 family protein, with amino-acid sequence MASSVFQILQKRKISLTILVGLFLLYHSLFNSFTGQILFDRVFVQLVRGEIKGNVQKFSPLYGIRIQDITVHASSEWGSEPLLVLKRFEFSYNLPYLFFGRLKLSRIALEDLELNLVQKGKVWNIATIFPSSKATTEPPPAAPSDPLTQIRTYFPVSAFLRFELKNINVRILSNNGAKSYSAGLEGLEFALELDTKRFTKIPFDLTVLQLIDDFQFRLNPEKQIRLRFEDSSRSLDHPLRFTWIWDRGNVRETFRSKLDVGSERIPLRLRNRLVAPFGFSFKYDLEYSPDSKELMLGNLQFKVNDDVWLEGGGKISGFGDESQLVNVALQKSKIRLAPVSDFLQSLGFAGISMQGEASLAPVLFEGTSKDLRVIGEIKANGLNLRIAGRTHRIPELYLDWDARLYPSTNQAVTGPNPLPWIGILDIKKLKVLYNDATLLGTIFYSGDPKVRERALSLDLKLDRFSLAPYSPGLAGLLSVDLGVRGADFSSLDLNLKMKAKGFRFAYGRGNSGNILLDGKLKGILRFPDKPWELREIHISPLSMGISSPEGTEAFSLESGGKVRLGESLSADLNNAKLKANLDDLLPLLPLVLRESLMPVRSQLGANVGLSGDLSYSKIASVQEIKGGFGLLVPALEIKDGKLKVSVMIDGSPANKIHLKQLDLSAFAGKLSFQSSGTLSRPKQDEAPPSVGPFAPDLSGSFRLLSKEDAYLIKGLTFRGDLSLGFRWVGSMISGNFSSKESGLYISNRLCPSPECKLYRIDGLNASVPFQHDVSMRETRNLIEGDKRKFVMNYGRLPEPNFTIREIVGTHPSLKGLPFEYVKPKGGSPGLSANINYSENYLRMDFLKVYTLDGEVLGKDVIINVGAGTPEKMEYALALRVKDIDLKQLLPNRSRSKIDDGKIKADVNLWGRNLGDPIPNLNLFFSVYQIGRDFGKSAINIFAPSNLLTDFIYTSYAVDKIELELSKGLVYAVILFKRSVLGTFVNLENNQVSQQRMPLANFLKRAQSEIETYNK; translated from the coding sequence GTGGCCTCCTCGGTCTTTCAGATCCTTCAAAAGCGGAAAATTTCCTTAACCATACTAGTCGGGCTATTTCTTCTTTATCACAGCCTATTTAACTCCTTTACCGGACAGATTCTCTTTGACAGGGTTTTTGTGCAGCTTGTCCGGGGGGAAATAAAAGGAAATGTGCAGAAGTTTTCCCCGCTATACGGCATACGAATTCAAGATATAACCGTGCACGCTTCGTCCGAATGGGGAAGCGAGCCGCTTCTAGTCCTGAAGCGGTTTGAATTTTCCTATAATCTTCCATATCTCTTCTTTGGAAGATTGAAACTCTCCAGAATAGCGCTCGAGGATCTCGAGTTGAATTTGGTTCAAAAAGGGAAAGTTTGGAATATCGCGACCATATTTCCCTCGTCAAAGGCGACGACTGAACCCCCTCCTGCCGCTCCATCGGATCCGTTAACTCAGATTCGTACCTATTTTCCAGTAAGCGCCTTTTTACGATTCGAACTCAAAAATATAAACGTACGAATTCTATCGAATAACGGAGCAAAGTCGTACTCAGCCGGACTGGAGGGATTGGAATTCGCACTGGAATTGGATACGAAACGATTTACTAAAATCCCTTTCGATCTGACAGTCTTGCAATTGATCGACGATTTCCAATTCAGATTGAATCCCGAAAAACAAATCCGGCTTCGATTTGAAGATTCCTCCAGGAGTCTGGACCATCCGCTTCGATTTACTTGGATTTGGGACAGGGGAAACGTACGAGAAACCTTTCGCTCCAAGTTGGATGTCGGGTCCGAACGGATTCCTCTGCGACTTAGGAATCGACTGGTAGCACCCTTCGGGTTTTCGTTTAAATACGATTTAGAATATTCTCCCGATTCGAAGGAGCTCATGCTCGGAAATCTACAATTTAAAGTAAATGACGATGTCTGGCTGGAAGGCGGCGGAAAAATTTCCGGATTCGGGGACGAATCTCAACTCGTAAACGTAGCATTACAAAAATCGAAAATTCGTTTGGCTCCTGTCTCCGATTTTCTCCAGAGTCTGGGGTTTGCAGGAATTTCGATGCAGGGCGAGGCTTCTTTAGCCCCGGTCTTGTTCGAAGGAACATCCAAGGATCTTCGGGTAATCGGTGAAATCAAAGCTAACGGATTGAATTTAAGAATAGCAGGCAGAACTCATCGTATTCCGGAATTGTATCTGGACTGGGACGCGAGATTGTATCCGTCGACGAATCAGGCAGTTACCGGACCGAATCCGCTTCCATGGATCGGAATCTTAGATATAAAAAAACTGAAAGTTTTGTATAATGACGCAACCTTATTAGGAACGATATTCTATTCCGGAGATCCGAAGGTTCGGGAGAGAGCTCTAAGTCTCGATTTGAAATTGGATCGGTTTTCCCTCGCCCCGTACTCGCCGGGATTAGCCGGACTTCTATCAGTGGATTTGGGAGTAAGGGGAGCCGACTTTTCTTCGCTGGATCTGAATCTAAAAATGAAAGCGAAGGGATTTCGTTTTGCATACGGTCGGGGAAATTCCGGAAATATTCTACTAGACGGTAAGCTAAAAGGAATTTTAAGATTTCCTGATAAACCGTGGGAATTGAGAGAGATTCACATCTCTCCTCTTTCGATGGGAATATCGTCACCGGAAGGAACCGAGGCCTTTAGCCTGGAAAGCGGCGGCAAGGTTCGGTTAGGGGAATCCTTAAGCGCCGATCTAAATAACGCTAAGTTAAAGGCGAATTTAGACGACTTGCTTCCACTTTTGCCTCTGGTACTTCGGGAATCCCTAATGCCGGTCCGTTCACAATTAGGCGCGAACGTCGGACTTTCCGGAGATCTCAGCTATTCTAAAATTGCTTCCGTCCAGGAAATCAAGGGAGGATTCGGATTGCTAGTACCGGCCTTAGAGATTAAGGACGGAAAGCTTAAGGTCTCCGTTATGATCGACGGTTCTCCTGCGAATAAAATCCATTTGAAGCAGTTGGACCTTTCCGCATTTGCGGGAAAACTTTCCTTTCAGTCTTCAGGCACTTTATCGCGTCCGAAGCAGGACGAGGCTCCGCCTTCCGTGGGCCCTTTTGCGCCCGATCTTAGCGGATCTTTCCGCTTACTTTCAAAGGAAGACGCATATTTAATCAAAGGATTGACTTTTCGCGGAGATTTAAGTTTAGGCTTCCGATGGGTCGGATCGATGATCTCCGGTAATTTTTCCTCCAAAGAATCCGGCCTTTATATAAGTAATCGCCTATGCCCGAGTCCCGAATGCAAGCTGTACAGGATAGACGGACTTAACGCCTCCGTTCCGTTCCAACACGATGTTTCGATGAGAGAAACCAGAAATCTGATCGAGGGCGATAAAAGAAAGTTTGTGATGAATTACGGCCGGTTACCGGAGCCGAATTTTACGATTCGAGAAATAGTGGGAACTCATCCTTCCCTCAAAGGATTGCCGTTCGAATACGTAAAGCCGAAAGGAGGCTCTCCCGGGCTTTCCGCGAACATAAATTATTCAGAAAATTATTTACGAATGGATTTCCTTAAAGTATACACGTTGGACGGAGAAGTTCTCGGAAAGGACGTAATCATTAACGTCGGAGCGGGAACTCCTGAAAAAATGGAATATGCATTGGCGCTGCGGGTAAAGGACATAGATCTTAAACAGCTGCTTCCGAATCGGAGCAGGAGTAAGATCGACGACGGAAAAATCAAAGCGGATGTGAATCTTTGGGGAAGGAATCTCGGGGACCCGATTCCGAATCTAAATCTGTTCTTCAGCGTTTATCAAATCGGTCGCGACTTCGGTAAAAGCGCGATCAATATTTTCGCGCCTTCCAACTTGTTGACGGATTTCATATATACAAGCTATGCGGTGGATAAAATCGAATTAGAATTGTCTAAAGGGCTGGTCTATGCAGTGATTTTATTCAAGAGATCCGTACTAGGGACGTTCGTCAATTTGGAGAACAACCAGGTTTCTCAACAAAGAATGCCCTTGGCAAATTTCTTAAAACGCGCGCAGAGCGAAATCGAAACGTATAATAAGTGA
- a CDS encoding STAS domain-containing protein, whose translation MKIKVTTKNDVHIIKIEGPIKAGNEFELGQKIEEYISKGDVPKFIIDLKKVPFINSAGLGMFLNIYKHIDGLKGRMVFTNLNSDIENLMEITKLASIFEIYKTLEEAIESFEY comes from the coding sequence ATGAAAATCAAAGTCACCACGAAAAACGACGTCCACATTATCAAGATCGAAGGACCCATCAAGGCTGGAAACGAATTCGAACTTGGACAAAAAATCGAGGAGTATATCTCGAAGGGTGACGTCCCGAAGTTTATTATCGACCTTAAAAAAGTGCCCTTCATCAACTCCGCCGGATTGGGGATGTTCCTGAACATCTACAAACACATCGACGGACTCAAAGGAAGAATGGTTTTTACCAACCTAAATTCCGACATTGAGAATCTGATGGAGATTACCAAACTCGCTAGCATTTTTGAGATCTACAAAACCTTGGAAGAGGCTATCGAGTCTTTCGAATATTAA